The Lynx canadensis isolate LIC74 chromosome D1, mLynCan4.pri.v2, whole genome shotgun sequence genome has a segment encoding these proteins:
- the MPEG1 gene encoding macrophage-expressed gene 1 protein codes for MNSLRGAILLWALAAWAKTDKSLGETDETGFQKCKNTLKLPVLEVLPGGGWDNLRNVDMGRVMDLTYRSCRTTEDGQYIIPDQVISIAQKQTNLEMNSEVLESWVNYQSSTSYSINLEISLYSKVNGKFSSDFQKMKTLQVKDQAITTRVQVRNLIYTVKINPASELSWGFKKELMDICDRLENNQTRMATYLAELLVLNYGTHVITSMDAGAALIQEDHIRASFLQDSLSSRTALTASAGAAFQNIVNFKFEENYTSQNTLTKSYLSNRTNSMVQSIGGLPFYPGITLQAWQQGITNHLVAIDRAGLPLHFFITPNMLPELPGPLVKKLSRTVEAAVRHYYTFNTYPGCTDVNSPNFNFQANTDDGSCEGKMTNFSFGGVYQECTQLSGKEFVQLCQNLEQKNPLTGDFSCPSGYSPVHLLSQIHEEGYNHLECLRKCTLLIFCKTVCEDVFRVSKAEFRAFWCVASGQIPENSGLLFGGLFSGKSINPLTNAQSCPAGYFPLRLFENLKVCASQDYELGYRFSVPFGGFFSCAVGNPLVNAAISGDLESPSLRKCPGGFSQHLALISDGCQVSYCVKAGLFTGGSLPPARLPPYTRPPLMSQAATNTVMVTNSETASSWIKDSQTHQWRLGEPLELRRAMRVIHGDSSGLSGGAAAGVTVAVTAALAATVTLAIYGTRKYKKRGYQALEDETQSLAAGTAAPGDVPDREQEQSPA; via the coding sequence TGCTATCCTCTTGTGGGCACTGGCAGCGTGGGCTAAAACAGATAAGTCTCTGGGTGAGACAGATGAGACCGGATTTCAAAAATGCAAGAATACCTTAAAACTACCTGTTCTGGAAGTCTTACCGGGAGGTGGCTGGGATAACCTGCGGAATGTGGACATGGGACGGGTGATGGACCTGACTTACAGGAGCTGCAGGACCACGGAGGATGGACAGTACATCATCCCCGACCAAGTCATCAGCATCGCCCAGAAACAGACCAATCTGGAGATGAACTCCGAAGTCCTGGAGTCCTGGGTGAATTACCAGAGCAGCACCTCCTACTCCATCAACCTGGAGATCTCCCTTTATTCCAAGGTCAACGGCAAGTTCTCCTCTGATTTCCAGAAGATGAAGACCCTTCAAGTGAAAGACCAAGCCATAACAACCCGGGTGCAGGTGAGAAACCTGATCTACACAGTCAAAATCAACCCGGCTTCAGAACTCAGCTGGGGCTTTAAGAAGGAGCTCATGGACATCTGTGACCGCCTGGAGAACAACCAGACACGGATGGCCACCTACCTGGCAGAACTGCTGGTCCTCAACTACGGCACCCACGTCATCACCAGCATGGATGCTGGGGCTGCTCTCATCCAGGAGGACCACATCAGAGCCTCGTTCCTGCAGGACAGCCTGAGCAGCCGTACTGCCCTGACCGCGTCCGCCGGTGCTGCCTTCCAGAACATCGTGAACTTCAAATTTGAGGAGAACTACACTTCGCAGAACACCCTCACCAAGAGCTACCTCTCCAACCGAACCAACTCCATGGTGCAGAGCATCGGAGGGCTTCCTTTTTACCCAGGCATCACCCTCCAGGCCTGGCAGCAGGGCATCACTAACCACCTGGTGGCCATCGACCGTGCCGGCCTGCCTCTGCATTTCTTCATCACCCCCAACATGCTGCCCGAGTTGCCGGGGCCGCTCGTGAAGAAGCTGTCGAGGACGGTGGAGGCTGCCGTGAGACACTATTACACATTCAACACCTACCCTGGGTGCACAGATGTCAATTCACCCAACTTCAATTTCCAGGCCAACACTGATGATGGCTCTTGCGAGGGAAAAATGACCAATTTCTCCTTCGGAGGAGTTTATCAAGAATGCACCCAGCTCTCTGGGAAGGAGTTTGTCCAACTCTGCCAAAACCTGGAGCAGAAGAATCCGCTCACTGGTGATTTCTCATGCCCCTCTGGCTACTCCCCAGTCCACCTGCTGTCCCAGATCCATGAGGAGGGTTACAACCACCTGGAGTGTCTGAGGAAGTGCACCCTCCTCATCTTCTGCAAGACTGTGTGCGAAGATGTGTTCCGGGTGTCAAAGGCTGAATTTAGGGCTTTTTGGTGTGTGGCCAGTGGGCAGATACCAGAAAACTCAGGACTGCTTTTCGGGGGCCTCTTCAGTGGTAAGAGCATAAACCCTTTGACGAATGCACAGTCGTGCCCTGCTGGCTATTTTCCACTGAGACTTTTTGAAAATCTCAAGGTATGTGCCTCTCAGGACTATGAGTTGGGCTATAGGTTTTCAGTCCCCTTTGGCGGGTTCTTCAGCTGTGCAGTGGGGAACCCCTTGGTGAATGCTGCCATATCCGGAGATTTAGAGTCACCTTCTCTAAGAAAGTGTCCCGGGGGCTTCAGCCAACATCTCGCCCTCATCAGTGATGGGTGCCAAGTGTCCTACTGTGTCAAGGCTGGGCTGTTCACAGGAGGGTCTCTGCCCCCTGCCAGACTCCCACCTTACACCAGGCCACCCCTCATGAGTCAGGCTGCCACCAACACTGTCATGGTGACCAATAGCGAGACTGCAAGCTCCTGGATTAAGGATTCCCAGACCCACCAGTGGAGGCTGGGGGAGCCGTTAGAGCTACGCAGGGCCATGAGGGTCATCCATGGGGACAGCAGTGGTCTGTCGGGAGGGGCGGCAGCTGGGGTCACAGTGGCAGTCACTGCTGCCCTGGCAGCCACCGTCACCCTGGCCATCTACGGCACCCGGAAATACAAGAAGAGGGGATACCAGGCATTGGAGGACGAGACGCAGAGTTTGGCTGCAGGCACGGCAGCACCTGGAGATGTCCCCGACCGAGAGCAGGAGCAGAGTCCAGCCTAA